A genomic region of Fluviispira vulneris contains the following coding sequences:
- the gyrB gene encoding DNA topoisomerase (ATP-hydrolyzing) subunit B, with the protein MFKKHNMFVCDPKNNENNDDGYGSSNITVLEGLEAVRKRPGMYIGNTGTIGLHHLIYEVVDNSIDEFLAGHGSQIDITLHLDGSVTVADNARGIPVDKHPSGKSALEVVMTVLHAGGKFDNEIYKTSGGLHGVGASVVNALSSYCRVEVKKNGGVYEQEYKCGIPIYSVRRIGDTTHHGTTTTFKPDVTIFQETTEFSFDFLCGRLRELSFLNKGICIRLIDEIKDKTQEFKYDGGLVSFVEYLNRSKVVIHPKPIYMNTEKEETVIEIALQWNDSYSESVYSYANNINTIEGGAHLTGLRAALTRVINQLASGDKGVQNLKEGLSPDDIREGLTGVVHVKLRDPQFEGQTKNKLANSRIRTLVESSLNEKLSDYFHEHPDVAKKIVAKIVDAARARIAARKAKELTRRKSALDLGGLPGKIADCQDRDPANCELFIVEGDSAGGSAKQGRDRKTQAVLPLKGKILNVEKATTDKMLSNQEIRLLVQALGTGIGRHDSEVDIAKLRYHKIVIMTDADVDGAHIRTLLLTFFYRQMKEVIKRGHLYIAQPPLYKYKKQKTERYLKDDSELEKFLVETAMQDASILDGNEKTLEMSVVKNMLICVERRNKITSILSRRRSSVAVNYLVSHALLTPEIFYKKADFEKLISEMKLHVLKYGHIHAKVDFDSEHNRYFAIIDIQLAGKPYHFKLDFDFVSSTEFEELKRLTQQLESTFALPLKYSHDKKSRVITSWVELREFLLSDGRSGAYIQRYKGLGEMNSEQLWETTMQPSSRQLLQVTIEDAMAADDIFSMLMGDDVPPRKEFIESNALNVRNLDA; encoded by the coding sequence ATGTTTAAAAAACACAATATGTTTGTTTGCGATCCTAAAAATAATGAAAATAATGATGATGGATATGGTTCCTCTAATATCACTGTTTTAGAAGGTTTAGAAGCTGTTAGAAAAAGACCTGGAATGTATATCGGTAATACGGGTACTATAGGTCTTCACCATCTTATTTATGAGGTTGTTGACAACTCTATTGATGAGTTTTTAGCAGGGCATGGATCCCAAATTGATATCACTTTACACCTTGATGGGAGTGTTACTGTCGCAGATAATGCACGTGGTATACCTGTTGATAAACATCCTTCTGGAAAAAGCGCACTTGAAGTTGTTATGACAGTTCTTCATGCAGGCGGTAAATTTGATAATGAAATCTACAAGACCTCAGGTGGTCTTCATGGAGTTGGAGCATCGGTAGTCAATGCTTTATCGAGTTATTGCCGAGTAGAAGTGAAGAAAAACGGTGGTGTTTATGAACAAGAATACAAATGCGGTATTCCAATTTACAGCGTACGCAGAATTGGCGATACAACTCACCATGGTACGACTACTACATTCAAACCTGATGTCACTATTTTCCAAGAAACAACAGAATTTAGCTTCGATTTTTTATGTGGACGTTTACGCGAATTATCTTTTTTAAACAAAGGTATTTGTATTCGACTTATCGATGAAATCAAAGATAAAACACAAGAATTTAAATATGATGGTGGATTGGTTAGTTTTGTAGAATATTTAAATAGAAGTAAAGTTGTTATCCATCCAAAACCTATTTATATGAATACTGAAAAGGAAGAAACTGTTATTGAAATTGCTTTGCAATGGAATGATAGTTATTCCGAAAGTGTTTATTCATATGCTAACAACATCAACACAATTGAAGGTGGTGCCCATTTAACAGGTTTAAGAGCTGCGTTAACTCGCGTCATTAATCAATTGGCCTCGGGTGATAAAGGCGTCCAAAACCTTAAAGAAGGTCTATCACCAGATGATATCCGTGAGGGTCTAACAGGTGTTGTTCACGTTAAATTACGCGATCCACAATTCGAAGGACAAACCAAAAATAAATTAGCAAATTCGCGCATTCGTACTTTAGTTGAAAGTTCACTGAATGAAAAATTGAGTGATTATTTTCATGAACATCCTGATGTAGCTAAGAAAATTGTTGCTAAAATCGTCGATGCTGCAAGAGCTCGCATTGCTGCACGAAAAGCAAAAGAACTCACTCGGCGTAAAAGCGCACTCGATCTTGGAGGGTTGCCTGGTAAAATTGCAGATTGCCAAGATAGAGATCCTGCTAATTGTGAGTTGTTTATTGTGGAAGGTGACTCGGCGGGTGGTTCTGCAAAACAAGGGCGTGATAGAAAAACGCAAGCCGTCTTACCTTTAAAAGGAAAGATCTTAAACGTCGAAAAAGCAACTACAGACAAAATGCTTTCAAACCAAGAAATTCGTTTGCTCGTACAAGCACTAGGCACAGGCATTGGCCGACATGACAGCGAAGTTGATATTGCAAAACTTCGTTATCATAAAATTGTAATCATGACAGATGCGGACGTTGATGGTGCTCATATTAGAACTCTTTTATTAACTTTCTTTTATAGACAAATGAAAGAGGTTATAAAACGTGGTCATTTATATATAGCTCAACCTCCATTGTATAAATATAAAAAACAAAAAACTGAACGCTATTTAAAAGATGATTCCGAACTTGAAAAGTTTTTGGTTGAAACAGCCATGCAAGACGCTTCTATTTTAGATGGAAACGAAAAAACACTTGAGATGTCTGTTGTTAAAAACATGCTTATTTGCGTTGAACGTCGTAATAAAATTACAAGTATTCTTTCTCGGAGAAGAAGTTCAGTTGCTGTTAATTATTTAGTAAGCCATGCGCTTCTGACTCCTGAAATTTTTTATAAAAAAGCAGATTTCGAAAAATTGATTTCTGAAATGAAACTCCATGTATTGAAATATGGACATATTCATGCAAAAGTTGACTTTGATTCCGAACACAATCGATATTTTGCTATAATTGATATTCAGCTTGCAGGAAAACCATATCATTTTAAATTAGATTTTGATTTTGTTAGTTCTACAGAATTTGAAGAATTAAAACGATTGACGCAGCAATTAGAATCTACCTTTGCTCTTCCTTTAAAATATTCACACGATAAAAAATCTCGTGTTATTACTTCATGGGTAGAACTCAGAGAGTTTTTACTGTCTGACGGTAGAAGTGGTGCTTATATTCAACGCTACAAGGGTCTTGGCGAAATGAACTCCGAACAGCTCTGGGAGACAACTATGCAGCCTTCCTCAAGGCAGTTGCTTCAAGTCACAATTGAAGATGCCATGGCTGCAGATGATATATTTTCTATGCTCATGGGTGACGATGTCCCACCAAGAAAAGAATTTATTGAATCTAATGCTTTAAATGTCAGAAACCTTGACGCTTAA
- the gyrA gene encoding DNA gyrase subunit A, whose translation MSQEKMSVVTANINDEMKNAYLDYAMSVIVSRALPDVRDGMKPVHRRVLYAMYEQNNVHNKAYKKSARIVGDVLGKYHPHSDTSVYDALVRLAQDFSMRYPLIDGQGNFGSIDGDSPAAMRYTEVRLAKISEALMGSIEEDTVDFGPNYDNSEVQPLVLPSVLPQLLVNGQSGIAVGMATNIPPHNLTEILDALIFMIEKGSSTIEQLMAYVKGPDFPSYGMICGLKGIHDAYRTGRGSIVVRGKAIVESTKNGREQIIVTELPYQVNKLTWIEKIAELVKQEEIQGISDIRDESNKEGIRVVIEVKKGENAEVLLNHLYKRTRLQDSFGVNMVCIVRGAPRLLNLKECLEYFLEHRLEVITRRTTFRLRKAQDRLHILDGLKIAVDNIDKVVSIIRAAASRDDAKEKLISAYALSDKQVAAILDMRLSQLTGLERDKIIAEHKETLVIIADLKDILEKPERVKAIAKEEFINLKNSHGDERRTEIATEAGDVDIASLIPPANVFVTFSSTGYIKRVNQDEFRIQNRAGKGKTGAALKENDVVKFTFHAHTHDYVLMFSNLGKVYSFKVYELPEASATARGKSINQILTMSSNEQITAMLPVKEFTENQHILMVTKEGVIKKTELSSFSNIRVGGLRAVTLEEGDTLVSVKITTGTDEVVIATAHGQAVRFSEGDVRSMGRTARGVKGITLDEVDKDFVVAAEVVRPDECVLVVTENGYGKRSKLEEYRKTSRGGKGVKTIKISERNGNVISMMSVNAESDIMLTTNTGRVLRIKVSSLRVMGRVTQGVCLMRILDEEKIVSVSTPSEFDDTPVTQIESVEEVE comes from the coding sequence ATGTCACAAGAAAAAATGAGTGTTGTTACTGCAAATATTAATGATGAAATGAAAAATGCATATCTTGATTATGCAATGAGCGTTATTGTGAGCCGTGCTCTCCCTGATGTTCGTGATGGTATGAAACCAGTTCATAGACGAGTTTTATATGCTATGTATGAACAAAATAATGTTCACAATAAGGCGTATAAAAAATCGGCACGTATTGTCGGAGATGTGTTGGGTAAATATCACCCACACAGTGACACATCTGTTTATGATGCTCTTGTTCGCTTGGCTCAAGACTTTTCGATGCGTTATCCACTGATCGATGGTCAGGGGAACTTTGGATCTATCGATGGTGACTCACCTGCAGCGATGCGTTATACCGAAGTTCGTTTGGCTAAAATATCTGAAGCTCTGATGGGCTCTATTGAAGAAGATACTGTGGATTTCGGTCCGAACTATGACAACAGCGAAGTTCAACCGCTTGTGCTGCCTTCTGTTTTGCCACAACTTTTGGTAAATGGGCAGAGTGGTATTGCTGTTGGTATGGCTACAAATATTCCTCCACACAATCTAACCGAAATTCTCGATGCTCTTATTTTTATGATAGAAAAAGGCAGTTCTACGATTGAACAGCTAATGGCATACGTTAAGGGGCCTGATTTTCCTTCATATGGAATGATTTGCGGATTAAAAGGTATTCATGATGCCTATCGCACTGGTCGGGGAAGTATAGTTGTCCGTGGAAAAGCAATTGTTGAATCTACTAAAAATGGTAGAGAACAAATTATTGTGACAGAGCTTCCTTACCAAGTTAACAAACTGACATGGATTGAAAAGATTGCAGAACTCGTTAAGCAAGAAGAAATTCAAGGCATTTCTGATATCCGTGATGAAAGTAACAAAGAAGGTATTCGTGTTGTTATCGAAGTTAAAAAAGGTGAAAATGCAGAAGTTCTATTAAATCACCTGTATAAACGCACACGTTTACAAGACTCTTTTGGCGTAAATATGGTTTGTATTGTGCGTGGTGCTCCTCGCCTATTAAACCTAAAAGAATGTTTAGAGTACTTTTTAGAACATCGCCTTGAAGTGATTACGCGTCGTACGACTTTTAGACTACGCAAAGCTCAAGATCGTCTTCATATTTTAGATGGTTTAAAGATCGCTGTTGATAACATTGATAAAGTCGTCAGTATTATACGAGCTGCAGCAAGTCGTGATGATGCAAAAGAAAAATTAATATCTGCTTATGCACTCTCTGATAAACAAGTCGCTGCAATTCTCGATATGCGTTTATCGCAATTAACAGGATTAGAGCGTGATAAAATCATTGCTGAACACAAGGAAACATTAGTTATAATTGCGGACTTAAAAGATATCCTAGAAAAACCAGAAAGAGTTAAAGCAATTGCTAAAGAAGAATTTATTAATTTAAAAAATTCTCATGGTGATGAAAGAAGAACTGAAATTGCGACTGAAGCTGGTGATGTTGATATTGCAAGCCTCATACCTCCAGCAAATGTGTTTGTTACTTTTTCAAGTACAGGCTATATTAAACGGGTCAATCAAGATGAATTTAGAATTCAAAATAGAGCGGGCAAAGGTAAAACAGGAGCTGCATTAAAAGAAAATGATGTGGTTAAATTTACGTTCCATGCACATACTCACGATTATGTATTGATGTTCTCTAACCTTGGTAAAGTTTATAGCTTTAAAGTGTATGAATTACCTGAAGCTTCTGCAACTGCCCGTGGTAAATCAATCAATCAAATTCTAACAATGTCTAGTAACGAACAAATCACTGCGATGTTGCCAGTGAAAGAGTTTACTGAAAATCAACATATTCTTATGGTAACCAAAGAAGGTGTGATTAAGAAAACCGAACTGTCATCATTCTCAAACATTCGTGTAGGCGGTTTACGTGCTGTGACTTTAGAAGAGGGTGATACCCTCGTCTCTGTGAAAATAACAACTGGTACGGACGAAGTTGTTATAGCAACTGCACACGGTCAAGCTGTTCGCTTTAGTGAAGGCGATGTCCGCAGTATGGGACGCACAGCTCGTGGGGTCAAAGGAATTACCTTAGATGAGGTTGATAAAGATTTTGTTGTTGCAGCGGAAGTTGTGCGTCCAGATGAGTGCGTCTTGGTTGTAACAGAAAATGGTTATGGCAAGAGAAGTAAACTTGAAGAATACAGAAAAACGAGCCGCGGCGGTAAAGGTGTAAAGACCATTAAAATCAGCGAACGTAATGGCAATGTGATTAGTATGATGTCGGTAAATGCGGAGTCTGATATCATGCTCACCACCAACACAGGTCGTGTTTTAAGAATTAAAGTGAGTTCTTTACGTGTTATGGGAAGAGTGACTCAAGGTGTTTGTCTCATGCGAATTCTGGATGAAGAAAAAATTGTTTCTGTTTCAACTCCGAGTGAATTCGATGACACCCCAGTTACCCAGATAGAATCTGTAGAAGAAGTAGAGTAA
- the fsa gene encoding fructose-6-phosphate aldolase codes for MKIFIDSADIKEIKTVAELGVCDGVTTNPTLIAKSGQDFKTVLSEIVNIIPGPISAEVISLDSKGMIKEAEELVKLANSIVIKLPLTEEGLKACKYLNGKGIKTNVTLCFSVGQALLAAKSGATYVSPFIGRLDDIGEDGVNLIKEIKALYSANKVETKILAASIRSPRHVTDSFISGADVVTLPFKILLQLYTHPLTDKGLKQFIEDWKNSGQRSILAEKI; via the coding sequence ATGAAAATTTTTATCGATTCTGCTGACATAAAGGAAATTAAAACAGTTGCTGAACTTGGAGTTTGTGATGGAGTTACAACAAATCCAACACTCATAGCAAAATCAGGACAAGATTTTAAAACCGTATTAAGCGAAATCGTAAATATAATTCCCGGACCAATTTCGGCGGAAGTTATTTCATTAGATTCAAAAGGAATGATAAAAGAAGCTGAAGAACTTGTAAAACTTGCAAATAGTATTGTGATTAAACTTCCTCTTACAGAAGAAGGATTAAAAGCATGTAAATATTTAAATGGCAAAGGTATAAAAACCAACGTTACTTTATGTTTTAGTGTGGGTCAGGCGTTGCTTGCAGCAAAATCAGGAGCGACTTATGTTTCTCCTTTTATAGGAAGACTTGATGATATCGGAGAAGATGGTGTCAATCTCATTAAAGAAATAAAAGCTTTATACTCAGCTAACAAAGTGGAAACAAAAATACTTGCTGCAAGCATCCGTAGTCCTAGACATGTGACAGATTCATTTATTTCTGGTGCAGACGTGGTTACTTTACCGTTTAAAATTTTGCTTCAACTCTATACTCATCCTTTAACTGATAAGGGGCTTAAGCAATTTATTGAAGACTGGAAAAATTCTGGCCAAAGAAGCATACTTGCTGAAAAAATTTAA
- a CDS encoding non-canonical purine NTP pyrophosphatase, with protein sequence MSIFICTSNQGKLREFSNLLNDNENIVGLAELKKVENIQQIEAIENSDYFLSNALIKILSALKYILDNHDISEFKAIKKILVDDSGLCVPELNYLPGVHSATYAGEPKSDEKNRKKLTEQLNKQEKYINFKNEKRLQAFFVCFLIELDLTGIIINKDDFKIVDGKSLVNNRVIELERNYLDKVNLNIEGGSFSQNIPISSLLEGFNKEIYINIHYGFCSGEISNIEQNKILGTGHGYDHMFYSCENRELSFASIPLVEKNRKSHRAFALNAMVKSFSK encoded by the coding sequence ATGAGCATTTTTATTTGTACGAGTAATCAAGGAAAATTAAGAGAATTTTCTAATTTGTTAAATGATAATGAAAACATAGTTGGTCTTGCAGAACTTAAGAAAGTCGAAAACATACAACAAATCGAAGCTATTGAAAACTCCGACTATTTTCTATCAAATGCCCTTATAAAAATTTTGTCTGCTTTAAAATATATATTAGATAATCATGACATTTCAGAATTTAAAGCTATTAAGAAAATATTAGTGGATGATTCAGGGCTTTGTGTCCCTGAGTTAAATTACTTGCCTGGTGTGCACTCTGCAACCTATGCAGGTGAACCAAAAAGCGATGAAAAAAATCGTAAAAAATTAACTGAACAATTAAATAAGCAAGAAAAATATATAAATTTTAAAAATGAAAAGCGTTTGCAAGCCTTTTTTGTTTGTTTTTTAATTGAGCTTGATTTAACCGGCATAATAATTAACAAAGATGATTTTAAAATTGTTGATGGAAAAAGTCTTGTAAATAATAGAGTTATCGAACTTGAAAGAAACTATTTAGATAAAGTAAATCTAAATATTGAAGGTGGGAGTTTTTCACAAAATATTCCTATTTCTTCTTTATTAGAAGGCTTTAATAAAGAGATTTATATAAATATCCATTATGGTTTTTGTTCAGGTGAAATATCAAATATTGAACAAAATAAAATATTAGGTACTGGGCATGGATATGATCATATGTTTTACTCATGTGAAAATAGAGAACTGTCTTTTGCTAGTATACCTTTAGTGGAAAAAAATAGAAAAAGTCATAGGGCATTTGCTTTAAATGCGATGGTAAAATCATTTAGTAAATAA
- a CDS encoding group I truncated hemoglobin — protein MDKTIYDKYGGYKTLHVVVSLFYKKIMESENLIHYFENVDLARLIDHQTKFLTTTLGGPVMYDTKLLKAAHAKLKIPLKDFMEVASLLKETLIESKLEEQDIDKIIEVVASYKNDIVTV, from the coding sequence ATGGACAAAACTATTTATGATAAATACGGTGGCTATAAAACCTTACATGTTGTAGTGAGTCTATTTTATAAAAAAATAATGGAATCAGAAAATCTTATTCACTATTTTGAAAATGTTGATCTTGCCCGCTTGATAGATCATCAAACAAAATTTTTAACTACTACCTTAGGCGGTCCAGTTATGTATGATACAAAACTTTTAAAGGCAGCTCATGCCAAATTAAAAATACCTCTAAAAGATTTTATGGAAGTTGCTTCTCTTTTAAAAGAAACTCTTATAGAATCTAAATTAGAGGAACAGGATATTGATAAAATAATAGAAGTAGTTGCATCATATAAAAATGATATTGTTACAGTATAA
- a CDS encoding PP2C family protein-serine/threonine phosphatase: MELKTTDLIQSINIPIAIFNTTNLDIVYKNSYFEEIFKGLNDNLLNVFLNFDINSVMSLSEKKFDYQCTFKKIKNVPYEFHINKIHDNLSIIYGFNNMKIKENEHIMNSYSKMVNEYNLLKEKQLKDSLEMASSIQKSLLPRPNLNLKNFNISSFYQAAVSIGGDWYNYFVNENEAHIYIGDITGHGIGSALLAGVVTGIFEKHLLKIINENVTPEDPIQLLNDFNKIILKLSNQKLVMTMLALVISSENMNITSYSAAHNPPILLKRSKLKESGQIEIKLIGSIGSKLGYSENLNISAQKLDLAVGDVVFAYTDGLIEGLSKGEEYGLKKLKETLKKYFSMNLPLEEVMHKVKDAILSEFDSTVLEDDISAIAIEIIN; this comes from the coding sequence ATGGAATTAAAAACAACAGATTTAATACAATCAATTAATATACCAATTGCAATCTTTAATACAACAAATCTCGATATCGTATATAAAAATAGCTATTTTGAAGAAATATTTAAGGGATTAAATGACAATTTATTGAATGTCTTCCTAAATTTTGACATTAATTCCGTAATGTCTTTAAGTGAAAAAAAATTTGACTATCAATGCACTTTTAAGAAAATTAAAAACGTTCCTTATGAGTTTCATATTAATAAAATTCATGACAATTTGAGTATTATATATGGATTTAATAATATGAAAATAAAAGAAAATGAACATATAATGAATTCATATTCAAAAATGGTTAATGAATATAATTTACTAAAAGAAAAACAATTAAAAGACAGTCTTGAAATGGCTAGCAGTATTCAAAAATCGTTACTTCCTCGTCCAAATTTAAATTTAAAAAACTTTAATATATCCTCTTTTTATCAAGCAGCTGTTTCAATTGGCGGAGATTGGTATAATTATTTTGTTAATGAAAACGAAGCTCATATATATATTGGTGACATTACTGGTCACGGAATAGGTTCAGCATTACTTGCAGGAGTTGTAACTGGGATTTTCGAAAAACATTTATTAAAAATAATTAATGAAAATGTAACCCCTGAAGATCCTATTCAATTATTAAATGATTTTAACAAAATTATTTTAAAACTTAGTAATCAAAAACTTGTAATGACAATGCTAGCACTTGTAATCTCAAGCGAGAATATGAATATAACTTCATATTCAGCAGCACACAACCCACCTATTCTTTTGAAAAGAAGTAAATTAAAAGAATCGGGTCAAATTGAAATTAAATTAATAGGAAGCATAGGAAGTAAATTAGGATACTCTGAAAATTTAAATATATCTGCACAGAAATTGGATCTTGCAGTAGGAGATGTCGTTTTTGCATACACTGACGGCTTAATCGAAGGGCTTTCTAAAGGAGAAGAGTATGGTTTAAAAAAATTAAAAGAGACTTTAAAAAAATATTTTTCGATGAATCTGCCGTTAGAAGAAGTTATGCATAAAGTAAAAGATGCAATATTATCTGAATTTGATTCAACTGTTTTAGAAGATGATATATCTGCAATTGCTATAGAAATCATAAATTAG